The following are encoded together in the Paludisphaera mucosa genome:
- the hisI gene encoding phosphoribosyl-AMP cyclohydrolase gives MPPAATPAFLRTIAWNADGLVPAIVQDAATGEVLMMAWMDESALVKTLETGLAHFYSRSRRRGWLKGETSGHVQEVESIHVDCDADVVLVKARQVGGACHEGYRSCFFRRVAADGRLEVVGEPVFDAEAVYHGGGDPPPAPDAG, from the coding sequence ATGCCCCCCGCCGCGACCCCCGCCTTCCTCCGCACGATCGCCTGGAACGCCGACGGCCTGGTCCCCGCCATCGTCCAGGACGCCGCCACCGGCGAGGTCCTGATGATGGCCTGGATGGACGAGTCGGCCCTCGTCAAGACCCTGGAGACCGGCCTGGCCCACTTCTACTCGCGCTCGCGGCGGCGGGGGTGGCTCAAGGGGGAGACCTCGGGCCACGTCCAGGAGGTGGAGTCGATCCACGTCGACTGCGACGCCGACGTCGTCCTCGTCAAGGCCCGCCAGGTCGGCGGGGCCTGCCACGAGGGCTACCGCAGCTGCTTCTTCCGCCGCGTCGCCGCCGACGGCCGCCTCGAGGTCGTCGGCGAGCCCGTCTTCGACGCCGAGGCCGTCTACCACGGCGGCGGCGACCCCCCGCCGGCCCCCGACGCGGGCTGA
- a CDS encoding tetratricopeptide repeat protein, translated as MAAVDPYSLCPCGSGQKFKWCCHKAETYVDRAMRLERNGQSEASLAALNEGLAKLPDTPWLILRKAILLAMLGRSSEAREIVDALLKKQPAHLGALNVKLRLLQAAGDVRGAVDLFQKLLERSADEHEPAPADLATSLGATLFRAGYVPAALEHLGLADGGPAERGSERAEAMREELTATLCANPSTSPWLKNPYDLLPCPAAAGDDARRRFQEAADWAGLGLLERASAAFELLSGDPAVGRAADVNQGLCRLRLADHPAAAAAIRRGIAGAPATTDVVDLEALAQLVDPNVGDDPVEEVELSWPLRDREGLLARLRAEKACVERVDAEAEPGDELEFALLDRPRIADGAKAEPGDLPLVAGSIVVAADAVKLETFDDGRLNDLIDRLAAIAGHTIPPAHPRTKILGRVSRQSLVLDLACQPPAGTPPQEQRSLVGRLGAERVQKRWVETPMVFLGGKTPVEAGRGGKFEVPLRAALTLLEAHGNWQGLIDWDALRARLGVPAEPAIDPIDVELERVHVGRLAKVDPHGLDDERLVDLRERAHQWGLTEVVVRSAREIASRRRLLEREGFPTIQVFSDLAIDAALSGDREAALGWVRKGRETEPAARRGATAPSWDMLDVRIRTMLDGPESWVPEVAAVLSRYEGNAQGMQQVLSHLIDLGLIELAPSPEDPTKYVADPTVLYGLLARFGPRVQAVGGAPAGGGIWTPGAQAGGGGRGGGGIWTPGSGPAAAPAAPAEKPRIIFPGR; from the coding sequence ATGGCGGCGGTCGACCCGTACTCCCTTTGCCCCTGCGGCAGCGGTCAGAAGTTCAAATGGTGCTGCCATAAGGCGGAAACGTACGTCGACCGCGCGATGCGCCTGGAGCGGAACGGGCAGAGCGAGGCGTCCCTGGCCGCCCTCAACGAGGGGCTCGCGAAGTTACCCGACACCCCCTGGCTGATCCTCCGGAAGGCGATCCTGCTGGCGATGCTGGGGCGGTCGTCGGAGGCCCGCGAGATCGTCGACGCCCTGCTGAAGAAGCAGCCCGCCCACCTCGGCGCGCTGAACGTCAAGCTCCGCCTGCTCCAGGCCGCGGGCGACGTCCGGGGGGCCGTCGACCTGTTCCAGAAGCTGCTGGAGCGGTCGGCCGACGAGCACGAGCCCGCGCCGGCCGACCTGGCCACGTCGCTCGGCGCCACCCTGTTCCGCGCCGGCTACGTCCCGGCGGCGCTCGAGCACCTGGGCCTGGCCGACGGCGGCCCGGCCGAGCGGGGCTCGGAGCGGGCCGAGGCGATGCGCGAGGAGCTGACGGCGACCCTGTGCGCCAACCCGTCGACCTCGCCCTGGCTGAAGAACCCCTACGACCTCCTCCCCTGCCCCGCGGCCGCCGGCGACGACGCGCGGCGGCGGTTCCAGGAGGCCGCCGACTGGGCCGGCCTCGGCCTGCTGGAGCGGGCCTCGGCGGCGTTCGAACTGCTCTCGGGCGACCCGGCCGTCGGCCGCGCGGCCGACGTGAACCAGGGCCTCTGCCGCCTGCGGCTGGCCGACCACCCCGCCGCCGCCGCGGCGATCCGGCGGGGGATCGCCGGGGCCCCGGCCACGACCGACGTCGTCGACCTCGAGGCCCTCGCCCAGCTCGTCGACCCCAACGTCGGCGACGACCCCGTCGAGGAGGTCGAGCTGAGCTGGCCGCTCCGCGACCGCGAGGGCCTGCTCGCCCGCCTCCGCGCCGAGAAGGCCTGCGTCGAGCGCGTCGACGCCGAGGCCGAGCCGGGCGACGAGCTCGAGTTCGCGCTGCTCGACCGCCCCCGGATCGCCGACGGCGCCAAGGCCGAGCCGGGCGACCTGCCCCTGGTCGCGGGCTCGATCGTGGTGGCGGCCGACGCCGTCAAGCTGGAGACCTTCGACGACGGCCGGCTCAACGACCTGATCGACCGGCTCGCCGCGATCGCCGGCCACACGATCCCCCCGGCGCACCCCCGGACCAAGATCCTCGGCCGCGTCTCCCGCCAGTCCCTGGTCCTCGACCTCGCCTGCCAGCCGCCGGCCGGGACGCCGCCGCAAGAGCAGCGCTCCCTCGTGGGGCGGCTGGGCGCCGAGCGGGTCCAGAAGCGCTGGGTCGAGACCCCCATGGTCTTCCTGGGCGGCAAGACGCCCGTCGAGGCGGGCCGCGGCGGCAAGTTCGAGGTCCCCCTGCGGGCCGCCCTGACGCTGCTGGAGGCCCACGGCAACTGGCAGGGCCTGATCGACTGGGACGCGCTGCGGGCCCGCCTGGGCGTGCCGGCCGAGCCGGCCATCGACCCGATCGACGTGGAGCTGGAGCGGGTCCACGTCGGCCGCCTGGCGAAGGTCGACCCCCACGGGCTCGACGACGAACGCCTGGTGGACCTCCGCGAGCGGGCCCACCAGTGGGGCCTGACCGAGGTGGTCGTGCGGTCCGCCCGCGAGATCGCCTCGCGGCGCAGGCTGCTGGAGCGCGAGGGCTTCCCGACGATCCAGGTCTTCTCCGACCTGGCGATCGACGCGGCCCTCTCCGGCGACCGCGAGGCCGCCCTGGGCTGGGTCCGCAAGGGCCGCGAGACCGAGCCGGCGGCGCGGCGCGGCGCGACGGCCCCGTCGTGGGACATGCTGGACGTCCGGATCCGCACGATGCTCGACGGCCCCGAGAGCTGGGTGCCCGAGGTGGCCGCGGTGCTGTCGCGGTACGAGGGGAACGCCCAGGGGATGCAGCAGGTGCTCTCGCACCTGATCGACCTGGGCCTGATCGAGCTGGCGCCCTCGCCCGAAGACCCGACGAAGTACGTCGCCGACCCGACGGTGCTGTACGGCCTGCTGGCGCGCTTCGGCCCCCGCGTGCAGGCGGTCGGCGGCGCCCCGGCGGGGGGCGGCATCTGGACCCCCGGCGCCCAGGCCGGCGGCGGGGGCAGGGGCGGCGGCGGCATCTGGACCCCCGGCTCGGGCCCGGCCGCCGCGCCGGCCGCCCCGGCCGAGAAGCCGCGGATCATCTTCCCCGGCCGCTGA